The Ornithinimicrobium faecis genome includes a window with the following:
- a CDS encoding helix-turn-helix domain-containing protein produces the protein MLEPIGLSAAEEAVYDALVRRVEANTAELTQDAGVSTVATRKALRTLEELGLATRGGGRPVRFLAAPPDTAIETLLRDREDGIRSVRQQVHSLMDSYRAGTRFTSPTELIEVIVGRQELAQRWEQMQRGALTQVRGFDAPPYSAVRGQRESNPVELDLLERGVDYRVVYAKEATELPGWLDDVMLGMRQGEQSRISLHVPLKLAIADDRMAILPLLRTGDDAVTASYLIHPSPLLDALAALFESVWERAVPVREAVRGATDAEDALSPDEAELLTLLAAGLTDTAVARAKQWSERTVQRHVQRMMARLGVQTRFQIALEASRRGWI, from the coding sequence GTGTTGGAGCCGATCGGACTGTCTGCCGCGGAGGAAGCGGTCTATGACGCACTCGTGCGCCGGGTGGAGGCCAACACCGCTGAGCTGACTCAGGACGCTGGCGTGTCAACGGTGGCAACCCGCAAGGCGCTGCGGACGTTGGAGGAACTGGGGTTGGCGACCCGTGGCGGAGGGCGCCCAGTGCGTTTCCTGGCTGCGCCCCCGGACACGGCCATCGAGACGCTGCTGCGGGATCGTGAGGACGGGATCCGCTCGGTGCGCCAGCAGGTCCACTCGCTGATGGACAGTTATCGCGCTGGCACCAGGTTCACCTCGCCGACCGAGCTGATCGAGGTGATTGTCGGTCGACAGGAGTTGGCGCAGCGGTGGGAGCAGATGCAGCGCGGTGCCCTCACACAGGTGCGTGGCTTTGACGCTCCGCCCTACTCCGCGGTGCGCGGGCAGCGGGAGAGTAACCCGGTTGAGTTGGATCTGCTGGAGCGGGGAGTGGACTATCGGGTCGTCTATGCCAAGGAAGCCACGGAGCTGCCCGGGTGGCTGGACGATGTGATGTTGGGGATGCGTCAGGGCGAGCAGTCCCGGATCTCCCTGCACGTGCCGCTGAAGCTGGCGATCGCGGATGACCGGATGGCGATCCTCCCGCTGCTGCGCACCGGCGATGACGCTGTCACGGCGTCCTATCTGATCCACCCCTCGCCGCTCCTGGACGCCCTCGCCGCCTTGTTCGAGTCCGTCTGGGAGCGCGCGGTCCCCGTTCGGGAAGCCGTGCGTGGAGCGACGGACGCAGAGGACGCCCTGTCGCCCGACGAGGCCGAGTTGCTCACCCTGTTGGCCGCTGGCCTCACCGACACCGCTGTCGCCCGCGCGAAACAGTGGAGCGAGCGCACCGTGCAGCGACATGTCCAGCGGATGATGGCGCGCCTCGGCGTGCAAACTCGCTTCCAGATCGCTCTGGAGGCCAGTCGGCGCGGGTGGATCTGA
- a CDS encoding EcsC family protein has translation MGLFGIGSDKEPEAAEAVAEAGIGAKSANAIVGKLMDIGIDGLGPLDSVTEVVAAAMGEKKGDTEKAITDIVRSHIKLGAAGGFLTGIGGFVTMVASMPANIAGFYVLATRMVGSIASIRGYDLNKPEVRTAVLLTLVGADSQDLLAKAGVAGGGKLASVAMQRLPKAAVMVINKGVGFKLATQLGSKSLSRLGRFVPVIGGGIGAGIDGFLMNRIADHAREEFPVRALTAP, from the coding sequence GTGGGTCTGTTTGGGATCGGTTCGGACAAGGAGCCCGAGGCTGCCGAGGCAGTGGCTGAGGCTGGCATCGGAGCGAAGTCGGCCAACGCCATCGTGGGCAAACTGATGGACATCGGCATCGACGGGCTCGGACCACTCGACTCCGTGACCGAGGTGGTCGCGGCCGCGATGGGGGAGAAGAAGGGCGACACCGAGAAGGCCATCACCGACATCGTCCGGTCCCACATCAAGCTGGGGGCTGCTGGCGGTTTCCTCACCGGCATCGGCGGCTTCGTCACGATGGTCGCCTCGATGCCGGCCAACATCGCCGGCTTCTATGTGCTGGCCACCCGCATGGTCGGCAGCATCGCCTCGATCCGCGGCTATGACCTCAACAAGCCCGAGGTGCGCACCGCCGTGCTGCTGACCCTGGTCGGCGCCGACAGCCAGGATCTGCTCGCCAAGGCCGGTGTCGCCGGCGGCGGCAAGCTGGCGTCGGTCGCGATGCAGCGCCTGCCCAAGGCGGCCGTCATGGTCATCAACAAGGGCGTGGGCTTCAAGCTGGCCACCCAGCTGGGCAGCAAGTCACTCAGCCGCCTGGGGCGGTTCGTCCCGGTCATCGGTGGTGGGATCGGCGCCGGCATCGACGGGTTCCTGATGAACCGGATCGCCGACCACGCCCGCGAGGAGTTCCCGGTCAGGGCCCTGACTGCCCCCTGA
- a CDS encoding DUF4192 domain-containing protein has translation MSTSPIRVRGVEELIATVPLHLMYQPEDSLVLALLGPPESQPDSTRPAGNLLLMARIDLPHDLGSFEAVLMQVARILHHHQPAVLEILAYEDDADATKVLRAVTRECLESDVGVDHVIRVRNGRWQELRPDGTASVWCVVPSVDRVPCAADLVLAGAHIGPSRAELAERIHGGQTERKLQLLAEMEDYLDRFLQAVPPKISTPEVARLRARFIERGALAWRRILDTTPGGPEVADLPPAVLAHAMVMLWHREFRDGVITWVAPGAMGPGLLPREICEALVRHLELARTGNRRLLDRLIALCALVPDEFAPPVLTVTGQGAWALNSGTVANLAVERALELDPDYYLAQLTDLLLHNAVPPPPGPFAPAAPSSAA, from the coding sequence ATGAGCACCTCACCGATCCGAGTCCGCGGCGTCGAAGAACTGATCGCCACCGTGCCCCTGCACCTGATGTATCAGCCCGAGGACAGCCTGGTGCTCGCCCTGCTGGGGCCGCCAGAGAGCCAGCCCGACTCGACCAGGCCCGCCGGCAACCTGCTGCTGATGGCCCGCATCGACCTGCCGCACGACCTCGGCTCCTTCGAGGCCGTGCTCATGCAGGTCGCCCGGATCCTGCACCACCACCAACCTGCCGTGCTCGAGATCCTCGCCTACGAGGACGACGCTGACGCCACCAAGGTGCTGCGAGCGGTCACGCGCGAGTGCCTGGAGTCGGACGTGGGTGTCGACCACGTGATCCGGGTGCGCAACGGCCGCTGGCAGGAGCTCAGGCCCGACGGCACGGCATCCGTATGGTGCGTGGTCCCCTCCGTCGACCGGGTCCCCTGCGCCGCTGATCTGGTCCTGGCGGGGGCGCACATCGGCCCCAGCCGCGCGGAGCTGGCAGAGCGGATCCACGGCGGTCAGACCGAGCGCAAGCTCCAGCTGTTGGCCGAGATGGAGGACTATCTGGATCGGTTCCTGCAGGCCGTGCCACCCAAGATCAGCACGCCCGAGGTGGCTCGCCTGCGGGCCCGCTTCATCGAGCGCGGGGCCCTCGCGTGGCGCCGGATCCTGGACACCACCCCCGGCGGGCCCGAGGTGGCCGACCTCCCACCCGCGGTCCTCGCGCACGCGATGGTGATGCTGTGGCACCGCGAGTTCCGCGACGGGGTGATCACCTGGGTGGCGCCCGGGGCGATGGGGCCGGGCCTGCTGCCTCGTGAGATCTGTGAGGCGCTCGTGCGCCACCTCGAGCTGGCGCGGACGGGCAACCGGCGCCTGCTGGACCGGCTGATCGCCCTGTGCGCCCTGGTGCCCGACGAGTTCGCGCCGCCCGTGCTGACGGTCACGGGGCAGGGCGCGTGGGCACTGAACAGCGGCACGGTGGCCAACCTGGCCGTCGAGCGGGCACTGGAGCTGGATCCCGACTACTACCTGGCCCAGCTGACCGACCTGCTGCTGCACAACGCGGTCCCACCGCCACCGGGACCCTTCGCGCCGGCCGCTCCCTCATCCGCCGCCTGA
- a CDS encoding universal stress protein, which yields MTIIVGYVPTKEGRAALRRAAQEASLRHLKLIVVNSHRGGRDFDAKEAQRFETELSRVQDQLDAEGIEHEVRALVRGNEPSEDLIAVAEETSADFIVIGLRRRTPVGKLILGSNAQRILLDASCPVLAVKADDSED from the coding sequence ATGACGATCATCGTTGGATACGTGCCCACCAAGGAGGGCCGCGCGGCGCTGCGCCGTGCCGCCCAGGAGGCGTCCCTGCGCCACCTGAAGTTGATCGTGGTCAACTCCCACCGTGGTGGCCGTGACTTCGATGCCAAGGAGGCCCAGCGCTTCGAGACCGAGTTGTCTCGCGTGCAGGACCAGCTCGACGCCGAGGGCATCGAGCACGAGGTGCGTGCCCTGGTGCGCGGCAACGAGCCCAGCGAGGACCTGATCGCCGTCGCCGAGGAGACCTCGGCCGACTTCATCGTGATCGGCCTGCGGCGCCGCACCCCGGTCGGCAAGCTGATCCTGGGCTCCAACGCCCAGCGCATCCTGCTCGACGCCTCCTGCCCGGTGCTCGCCGTGAAGGCCGACGACTCCGAGGACTGA
- a CDS encoding FAD-dependent oxidoreductase — protein MSKPAILTVDDDPMVSAAITRDLRERYGGDYRVLGVTSGAEGLAALDRLALRDQTTALIVTDQRMPVMAGIEFLEAARPQAQTAKQLLLTAYADTDAAIRAINDIGLDHYLLKPWDPPDERLYPVVDDLLEDWRRAHPTDTSGIRVVGHRWSERAHATKTFLARNHVPYRWIDIEEGEEGERLREAAGAGVEELPLVLIPDGATLSCPSSVELAGALGLRTRAEQPLYDVAIVGGGPAGLASAVYAASEGLSTVIVEREAPGGQAGQSASIENYLGFPRGLSGSDLTQRAVAQVIRFGAEMVVARDVVGLEARGPVRAVLLDGEGEIEARSVIVTTGVSYRRLGAADIDEFTGRGVYYGATASEAVQVAGDEVYLIGAANSAGQAALNLARHAAHVTLLVRGPDLAASMSQYLVDRINAAENITVRHRTEVIAGRGDGHLEALTLRDRDSGATQEVATSWLFVYIGADPHTDWLGDLVSRDDKGFVLTGPEMLRVTNGSWLGPRVPFALETSIPGVFAAGDVRLDSMKRVASAVGEGAMAVHFVHRYLATT, from the coding sequence ATGAGCAAGCCCGCCATCCTGACGGTCGATGACGACCCGATGGTCTCCGCCGCGATCACCCGCGACCTGCGTGAACGCTACGGCGGTGACTACCGGGTGCTCGGCGTGACCTCTGGGGCCGAGGGGCTGGCGGCCCTGGACCGACTCGCGCTGCGCGACCAGACCACCGCGCTGATCGTCACCGACCAGCGGATGCCGGTGATGGCCGGCATCGAGTTCCTGGAGGCGGCCCGCCCGCAGGCACAGACGGCCAAGCAACTGCTGCTGACCGCCTATGCCGACACCGATGCCGCGATCCGCGCGATCAACGACATCGGCCTGGATCACTACCTCCTCAAGCCGTGGGACCCACCCGACGAGCGCCTCTACCCGGTCGTCGACGACCTGCTCGAGGACTGGCGACGGGCGCACCCAACCGACACCTCCGGCATACGGGTGGTGGGGCATCGCTGGTCCGAGCGGGCCCACGCGACCAAGACCTTCCTGGCCCGCAACCACGTCCCCTATCGGTGGATCGACATCGAGGAGGGAGAGGAGGGGGAGCGGCTGCGCGAGGCGGCCGGTGCCGGCGTCGAGGAGTTGCCACTGGTCCTCATCCCGGACGGCGCGACCCTGAGCTGCCCCTCGAGCGTGGAGCTGGCCGGGGCGCTGGGCCTGCGGACCCGCGCCGAGCAACCGCTGTATGACGTGGCGATCGTTGGTGGTGGACCCGCCGGTCTGGCGTCGGCCGTCTATGCGGCGTCGGAGGGGCTGTCGACGGTGATCGTCGAGCGCGAGGCTCCCGGTGGGCAGGCGGGACAGAGCGCCTCGATCGAGAACTACCTGGGGTTCCCACGCGGACTCAGCGGCTCGGACCTGACGCAGCGTGCCGTCGCCCAGGTCATCCGGTTCGGCGCCGAGATGGTGGTGGCCCGCGACGTCGTGGGGCTCGAGGCGCGGGGGCCGGTGCGGGCCGTGCTGCTCGACGGCGAGGGAGAGATCGAGGCCCGGTCGGTGATCGTCACCACGGGCGTGTCCTATCGGCGGCTCGGCGCCGCGGACATCGACGAGTTCACCGGGCGCGGTGTCTATTACGGCGCCACCGCGAGCGAGGCGGTCCAAGTGGCCGGTGACGAGGTCTATCTCATCGGCGCCGCCAACTCAGCCGGTCAGGCCGCGCTCAACCTCGCTCGACACGCCGCCCACGTCACCCTCCTGGTGCGCGGGCCCGACCTGGCGGCCTCGATGTCGCAGTATCTGGTCGACCGCATCAACGCGGCCGAGAACATCACCGTGCGCCACCGCACCGAGGTGATCGCCGGTCGCGGCGACGGACACCTGGAGGCCCTCACGCTGCGCGACCGGGACTCCGGTGCCACGCAAGAGGTCGCCACGAGTTGGCTGTTCGTCTATATCGGGGCCGACCCGCACACCGACTGGCTGGGTGACCTGGTCTCGCGGGACGACAAGGGCTTCGTGCTCACCGGCCCCGAGATGCTGCGGGTCACGAACGGATCTTGGTTGGGGCCGCGCGTCCCCTTTGCCCTCGAGACCAGCATCCCGGGCGTCTTCGCCGCTGGGGACGTGCGGCTGGACTCGATGAAGCGCGTCGCCTCCGCCGTCGGCGAGGGTGCCATGGCGGTGCACTTCGTCCACCGTTATCTCGCCACGACCTGA